The Hymenobacter psoromatis genome contains a region encoding:
- a CDS encoding 5-methylcytosine restriction system specificity protein McrC, with translation MSIPVQNLYHLLTYAWDQLDEAEEVAVTAEPADSMLDLLARVLVQGTTHVLKRGLARDYVPEVELTGRLRGKLLLSESIRQQTLMTARGWCAFDDLSHDVPVNRLLKSALHHLLTAEELNKGLRREIRALYIRLADVSLIIVPDIRIYDQVVLHRHTAHYRLLLSICQLVHEEVLLTQEAGERLFRNFTGNDKRMAALFERFVRNFYLRRQKQYTVAAETLKWAVKPATKEAKAVLPIMQTDVSLTSPTRKLIMDCKYYRKALKQNYNKEKIISTHLYQLYAYVQHAQRQELSRPVDGLLLYPVVDGELRHSYQLLDTAHRLRVATVNLNQGWQAVEAELHGLLDW, from the coding sequence ATGAGCATTCCGGTTCAGAACCTCTACCACCTACTCACCTACGCCTGGGACCAGCTCGACGAGGCCGAAGAAGTAGCCGTAACGGCAGAGCCCGCTGACTCGATGCTCGACCTGCTGGCACGGGTGCTGGTGCAGGGCACTACGCACGTGCTCAAGCGCGGTCTGGCCCGCGACTACGTGCCCGAAGTGGAGCTGACCGGCCGGCTGCGCGGCAAGCTCCTTCTCAGCGAATCCATCCGGCAGCAGACTCTGATGACGGCTCGGGGTTGGTGTGCCTTCGACGATCTGAGCCACGACGTACCTGTGAACCGGCTGCTAAAGTCCGCCCTGCATCACCTACTCACCGCTGAGGAGCTAAATAAGGGGCTGCGTCGGGAGATTCGGGCTTTATATATCCGCTTAGCCGATGTGAGCCTGATAATCGTGCCCGATATCCGGATATATGATCAGGTAGTACTACACAGACATACGGCCCACTACCGGTTACTGCTCAGCATCTGCCAGCTGGTGCACGAGGAAGTGTTACTCACGCAGGAAGCTGGCGAACGGCTGTTCCGCAACTTCACGGGCAACGACAAGCGCATGGCAGCTTTATTCGAGCGGTTCGTGCGCAACTTCTACTTGCGGCGTCAGAAGCAGTACACCGTAGCCGCAGAGACGCTGAAGTGGGCAGTGAAGCCGGCCACCAAAGAGGCTAAAGCAGTGCTACCCATCATGCAAACGGATGTGTCGCTCACCAGCCCCACTCGCAAGCTTATCATGGACTGCAAGTACTACCGTAAGGCCCTTAAGCAGAACTACAACAAAGAGAAGATTATTTCAACCCACCTCTACCAGCTTTACGCGTATGTGCAGCACGCCCAGCGTCAGGAGCTTAGCCGGCCCGTAGATGGTCTCTTGCTTTACCCCGTGGTAGATGGGGAACTGCGCCACTCCTATCAACTCCTCGACACTGCCCACCGGCTTCGGGTGGCCACGGTAAACCTGAACCAAGGCTGGCAAGCGGTAGAGGCAGAACTACATGGTCTGCTGGATTGGTGA